One part of the Desulfatiglans sp. genome encodes these proteins:
- a CDS encoding polyprenyl synthetase family protein has protein sequence MQLKEYLNEKRIIVDEALNGFLPETKGPAHELYDAIRYSLFAGGKRIRPILCIAAAEAVGGTSDDVMPVACAFEMIHTYSLIHDDLPAMDNDELRRGKPTNHMVYGEAIAILAGDGLLTEAFRIMACAELLARVGADRFIRVMEMVASAAGARGMVLGQVLDIRAEGKKIDTSHMEIIHAHKTGALLRASVTTGAILGGGTDEQIDQIDKYGKYIGLAFQISDDILDIEGSTEELGKQTGVDAERSKNTYPSNYGMNNAKKMLKEITASAVEVISGFDLKADILRQIAFYIMERKK, from the coding sequence ATGCAACTTAAAGAATACCTGAATGAAAAAAGAATAATAGTGGATGAGGCACTGAACGGCTTTCTACCTGAAACAAAAGGCCCTGCCCATGAGCTTTATGATGCCATACGATACAGCCTCTTTGCAGGGGGAAAGAGGATCAGGCCCATCCTCTGCATTGCAGCGGCAGAGGCAGTAGGCGGAACCAGTGATGATGTTATGCCTGTTGCTTGCGCCTTTGAAATGATACATACCTACTCCCTTATACATGATGACCTCCCCGCAATGGATAACGATGAATTAAGGAGAGGTAAGCCCACAAACCACATGGTTTATGGAGAGGCAATCGCTATACTCGCAGGAGACGGGCTTCTGACCGAGGCATTCAGGATTATGGCCTGCGCTGAACTGCTTGCAAGGGTTGGGGCTGACAGATTCATAAGGGTTATGGAGATGGTTGCATCCGCAGCAGGTGCAAGGGGAATGGTTCTGGGCCAGGTGCTTGATATAAGGGCAGAGGGCAAAAAAATAGATACCTCGCATATGGAGATAATCCATGCGCATAAAACCGGTGCGCTCTTAAGGGCATCGGTTACAACCGGGGCCATACTCGGTGGGGGAACTGATGAACAGATTGATCAGATTGATAAATATGGTAAATATATAGGCCTTGCCTTCCAGATATCAGATGATATCCTTGATATAGAGGGCAGCACAGAGGAGCTTGGAAAACAGACTGGCGTTGACGCTGAAAGAAGCAAAAACACTTATCCATCGAATTACGGCATGAATAATGCGAAAAAGATGCTTAAAGAGATTACAGCCAGTGCGGTTGAGGTCATCTCAGGATTTGATTTGAAGGCAGATATACTGAGGCAGATAGCCTTTTACATAATGGAAAGAAAAAAATAA
- the xseB gene encoding exodeoxyribonuclease VII small subunit: MAEKKFEDAMKRLEDIVEELEGGEQPLEESLKAFEEGMKLLTFCSGKLDEVEKRVSILIKESDGRYTKRPFDASEQEEP, from the coding sequence ATGGCTGAAAAGAAATTTGAAGATGCAATGAAAAGGCTTGAAGATATTGTAGAAGAGCTTGAAGGAGGGGAACAGCCCCTTGAAGAATCACTGAAGGCATTTGAGGAGGGGATGAAACTGCTTACCTTCTGTTCAGGGAAACTTGATGAGGTTGAAAAACGGGTCTCTATCCTGATAAAAGAAAGTGATGGAAGATACACAAAAAGACCATTTGATGCAAGCGAACAGGAAGAGCCCTGA
- a CDS encoding M23 family metallopeptidase — translation MTLSSQELNQGGVIHLKIHEKKGERPELRWLEKEVYLLYRPDKKIYEGFIAADLEQKPGTYDLTLLFKPSAIEKHHKIKILHKDYGVRRLTLPPGQVNLSEKDLVRVNSEKEIIDRLWAEPDTPVLFNAPFIMPIESEIIGPFGRRSVINDQPRSPHTGVDLRGKKGTPVKASNEGRVVFTGDHFFTGNTVIIDHGAAIFTMYFHLDKINVNNNELIKQGDILGTVGSTGRSTGPHLHWGVRVNNMRIDPVSLVKVSSHMEE, via the coding sequence ATGACATTATCATCCCAGGAGCTTAATCAGGGCGGTGTTATCCACCTAAAAATCCATGAAAAAAAGGGTGAAAGACCGGAATTGAGGTGGCTTGAAAAAGAGGTGTATCTCTTATACCGTCCTGACAAAAAAATATATGAGGGGTTTATTGCAGCAGACCTTGAGCAGAAGCCAGGCACATACGATTTAACTCTGCTTTTCAAGCCTTCAGCCATTGAAAAACATCATAAGATAAAAATCCTTCATAAGGATTATGGCGTGAGAAGGCTCACGCTCCCTCCCGGTCAGGTTAACCTGAGCGAAAAAGACCTGGTACGGGTAAACAGCGAAAAGGAGATTATTGACCGTTTATGGGCAGAACCTGATACACCGGTACTGTTCAATGCCCCCTTTATAATGCCCATAGAAAGCGAGATCATTGGCCCCTTTGGCAGAAGGAGCGTCATTAATGACCAGCCCAGGTCACCCCATACAGGCGTAGATCTGAGAGGCAAAAAGGGTACGCCTGTAAAGGCCTCAAATGAGGGGAGGGTTGTCTTTACAGGGGATCATTTTTTTACGGGTAACACTGTTATTATTGATCACGGTGCAGCCATATTCACTATGTACTTTCACCTTGATAAAATAAATGTTAATAATAATGAGCTAATCAAACAGGGTGATATCCTCGGTACGGTTGGTTCAACAGGCAGATCAACTGGGCCTCACCTTCACTGGGGAGTAAGGGTTAACAACATGAGGATTGACCCTGTCAGCTTGGTAAAAGTCAGCAGTCACATGGAGGAATAA
- the xseA gene encoding exodeoxyribonuclease VII large subunit — translation MDDHETYTEGIKPRIYSVSSLTAGIKELLEENFEFIWIEAEISNFRAPSSGHYYMVFKDAYAQIRAVMFRPQTRYINFVPEDGMKIVARGRVSVYESRGEYQLIIDYLEPLGVGAMALALEQLKKKLSEKGLFDEAIKRPLPFLIQHVAVITSPTGAAIRDFLNIAHRRFTNLEITIIPVRVQGEGAAKEIIEAISTANTELDTDTIVITRGGGSMEDLWEFNNEELAYAIRASKTPVVSAVGHEIDVTISDLAADMRAPTPSAAAELLVAEKETIEKWLRDIRERMINSYSYYLGNIKDALNTYKKGLKDPRKGIADIWLRLDEIEGRLKRQISVIINDYKLKLRNQSRSMFVNSPVKKIERCREGISFKQQLLNRSMERVLESKRKRIDILKEKLNDLNPYAILDRGYSIVRRADKKAVRSASEVRPFERVNVTLSKGSLECLIEKVFEE, via the coding sequence ATGGACGATCATGAAACATATACAGAGGGCATAAAGCCCAGGATATATTCCGTAAGCAGCCTGACTGCCGGGATAAAAGAGCTGCTTGAGGAGAATTTTGAGTTTATCTGGATAGAGGCGGAGATATCCAATTTCAGGGCGCCTTCATCAGGACATTACTATATGGTCTTTAAGGACGCATATGCGCAGATAAGGGCTGTAATGTTCAGGCCACAGACAAGGTATATTAATTTTGTGCCTGAAGACGGCATGAAGATCGTGGCAAGGGGCAGGGTATCTGTTTATGAATCAAGGGGTGAATATCAACTGATTATCGATTACCTTGAGCCCCTTGGTGTTGGCGCAATGGCGCTAGCCCTTGAGCAGCTTAAAAAAAAGCTTTCTGAAAAGGGGCTATTTGACGAAGCAATAAAAAGGCCCCTCCCCTTCCTGATTCAGCATGTGGCGGTTATCACATCACCCACAGGAGCTGCAATCAGGGATTTTCTGAACATCGCCCACAGGAGATTTACAAACCTTGAGATAACCATAATACCTGTAAGGGTCCAGGGAGAGGGCGCAGCTAAAGAGATTATCGAGGCAATATCAACAGCCAATACAGAGCTTGATACAGACACCATTGTTATAACCCGCGGCGGAGGCTCAATGGAAGACCTGTGGGAGTTTAACAATGAAGAGCTGGCTTATGCCATCCGCGCCTCAAAGACACCTGTTGTTTCTGCTGTGGGCCATGAAATAGATGTCACCATATCTGACCTTGCCGCTGACATGAGGGCGCCAACCCCATCTGCTGCCGCAGAGCTGTTGGTAGCGGAAAAGGAGACTATTGAAAAGTGGCTCAGGGATATCAGGGAGCGCATGATAAACAGTTACAGTTATTATCTGGGCAATATAAAAGATGCATTGAACACTTATAAAAAGGGGCTTAAAGATCCCCGCAAGGGTATTGCCGATATATGGCTCAGGCTCGATGAAATAGAGGGCAGGCTCAAGAGGCAGATATCTGTTATTATAAATGATTATAAATTAAAGTTAAGGAACCAGAGCAGATCAATGTTTGTAAACTCCCCTGTAAAAAAGATAGAACGATGCAGGGAGGGGATCAGTTTTAAACAGCAGTTGCTCAACAGGTCAATGGAAAGGGTATTGGAGAGTAAACGTAAGAGGATTGATATCTTAAAAGAAAAATTGAATGACCTGAACCCCTATGCCATACTTGACAGGGGTTACAGCATTGTAAGAAGAGCAGACAAAAAGGCTGTCCGCTCTGCCTCTGAGGTAAGGCCCTTTGAGAGGGTGAATGTCACACTTTCAAAGGGGAGCCTTGAGTGCCTTATTGAAAAGGTTTTTGAGGAATAA